In Desulfosediminicola ganghwensis, a single window of DNA contains:
- the hpt gene encoding hypoxanthine phosphoribosyltransferase, giving the protein MPETGIKDVLVSEEQIQEIVQRLGAEVTERYKDSERELVVVGLLRGSFIFMADLVRHVKLPLVVDFLTVSSYGDGTVSSGDVKIIMDLDTSIENRDVLLVEDIVDTGNTFSKVIRMLENRKPRSLSICTFLSKPECRKVEVDIDFCGMDIPNEFVVGYGLDYAQKYRNLPYVGIMGE; this is encoded by the coding sequence ATGCCGGAAACTGGAATTAAAGATGTACTTGTCTCAGAAGAGCAGATTCAGGAAATCGTGCAGCGTCTTGGCGCTGAAGTTACTGAGCGTTATAAAGATTCAGAGCGTGAGCTGGTTGTAGTGGGCCTGCTTCGTGGCTCGTTTATTTTCATGGCGGACCTGGTTCGTCATGTCAAGTTGCCGCTGGTGGTGGACTTCCTGACGGTGTCCAGTTATGGCGATGGAACGGTGTCCAGTGGTGATGTGAAGATCATAATGGACCTTGATACGTCCATTGAGAATCGTGATGTGCTGCTGGTGGAAGATATTGTCGATACTGGCAACACCTTCAGCAAAGTCATTCGCATGCTGGAGAACCGCAAGCCGCGCTCTCTCTCAATCTGCACCTTCCTGAGCAAGCCAGAGTGCAGAAAGGTGGAGGTGGATATCGACTTTTGCGGCATGGATATCCCCAATGAGTTCGTTGTTGGTTATGGGCTCGATTATGCCCAGAAATACCGAAACCTTCCCTATGTCGGCATCATGGGTGAATAA
- a CDS encoding glycosyltransferase, whose translation MSLLLILACAIFLVQLFTFVHITLGLRTMEQLHRMVLLKNYNSLSAPKVSVIVPACNEAETIRPALKRLLAQQYQNLEIIVVNDRSTDRTSEIVREIQKECRRDFELLEITELPDGWLGKANALQVGAEKASGEILLFTDADVEMEPTTIARAVQVLESRKIDHLSLIFQHIGGNWLLNALILDSACGLLAMFKPWKAGDRSSSFGFGVGAFNMVRSTAYRAVGGHSRIRMQPIDDLMLGKELKANGFRQLCMLGRQQVMVCWYPSVKAMVDGLMKNVFSVLHYRAWLAVVVAVLIFVGTLLPVAAIFFTSGVVQLVFTAAVLTRIIGLLVTAGMYNMGPGVALGGLISPFLSIYIVLRAMVLVTRDSGIYWRNSYYPLDELKKSKPVIF comes from the coding sequence ATGTCCCTGCTATTAATACTCGCCTGTGCCATATTTCTGGTGCAGCTGTTCACCTTCGTCCACATCACACTGGGGCTGAGGACAATGGAACAGCTGCACCGGATGGTTCTGTTAAAAAATTACAACTCTTTATCGGCTCCAAAGGTTTCGGTTATTGTGCCGGCATGTAATGAGGCTGAAACGATCAGGCCGGCCTTGAAACGCTTGCTGGCCCAGCAATATCAAAACCTCGAGATTATCGTGGTTAATGATCGCTCAACCGACAGGACCTCTGAAATTGTAAGGGAAATTCAAAAGGAGTGCAGGCGTGACTTCGAGCTGTTGGAGATAACGGAACTTCCGGATGGCTGGCTGGGTAAGGCCAATGCGTTGCAGGTCGGTGCAGAAAAGGCCAGTGGGGAGATACTGCTGTTCACAGATGCCGATGTTGAAATGGAGCCGACAACCATCGCCAGGGCCGTGCAGGTGCTGGAGTCCCGTAAGATTGATCATCTGAGTTTAATTTTCCAGCATATTGGCGGCAATTGGCTGCTCAACGCCTTGATTCTCGATTCGGCCTGCGGCCTGCTGGCGATGTTCAAGCCGTGGAAAGCAGGTGATAGGTCGAGCAGCTTTGGCTTTGGAGTGGGGGCGTTCAATATGGTACGTTCCACCGCCTACCGCGCTGTGGGCGGGCATAGCCGGATACGCATGCAGCCGATTGATGATCTCATGCTCGGCAAGGAGTTGAAAGCGAATGGTTTCAGGCAACTTTGTATGCTTGGCCGGCAACAGGTCATGGTTTGCTGGTACCCTTCGGTAAAGGCTATGGTCGATGGTTTAATGAAGAATGTCTTTTCTGTACTCCACTATCGGGCCTGGCTGGCTGTAGTTGTTGCGGTCCTGATCTTCGTTGGCACTCTATTGCCTGTTGCGGCCATTTTCTTTACTTCCGGAGTGGTGCAACTGGTTTTCACGGCTGCCGTCCTCACCCGTATTATCGGGCTGCTTGTTACAGCGGGAATGTATAACATGGGGCCGGGAGTCGCCCTTGGTGGTCTGATTTCACCGTTTCTGAGTATCTATATTGTCCTCAGAGCCATGGTGCTGGTAACCAGGGACTCCGGGATTTATTGGCGAAACAGTTATTATCCCCTGGATGAATTGAAAAAAAGCAAACCCGTTATTTTCTAA